The proteins below come from a single Drosophila teissieri strain GT53w chromosome 3L, Prin_Dtei_1.1, whole genome shotgun sequence genomic window:
- the LOC122616646 gene encoding pollen-specific leucine-rich repeat extensin-like protein 1 — MMQRCSELGKNSATWQLLVRFDRNNLKVKKGPNGHYLESSCRDELRKSLPAKSFEELMTWVAKWLKRLDDLNGMVSPAVRSQQDSDKESKLFAEEEVKVEVLANPSVVDLCSDEEDEESVVRFPDKETLDAESVISTSSLMVLDDELGEVNLKDYADHVDGKLDEASLRKRNRREEDNTSFNANKQTSIKEFLTPNKTPKDKTPSPVFRRALKTYVRRPKLPASGEAGGQVLRELNVKDGTTSNTSFKEDKSSDLLVIDDLSQEVAASIEECHEKTEPKTPTDKEPNPSDIKIEVPNSNDLIEKETSASQDIKSKSDVLRSVAIKSEPEVHSEMNGEAKENNEPNAKSKSESEKPDTRLNEPPKQVEAKGIPLVKDLVSTDSEAHIEDTPNSNVTPEVPPQFPINTIRIRSDLVSSPVDTIRVRTDLLQQPSDPPPSRAPVDPSETSKAQGAAEKRRLTPEPAGNQCKSTDSSLHGQPKRSAVDSYNPTSVATSTYSSNVPAFTASYQVNGPPPTAPATTSTYPAPVLLPASPVSTLSRQPVVPPSPLAISTQSSAVAPTPVFNAAYPRPLSVVAPTVINSSYPVDPGRANSIWYPPPNHRPAAPVVTRPSTTPNYQPPPPAAPCTSSSYQPPPPPAPCTSSSYQRANPVPAVRASASSYRLILPRPGNTPRYPTQNSMAPAPATSTCYQPHIPAAPAPAPAPAASNNAHPTGCNRSPDLTNIMGMLAQVEFFAYGQKNQEAFDLVHQLRLSLQKKATSTRIANDHFS; from the exons ATGATGCAAAGGTGCAGTGAACTGGGCAAGAATTCCGC GACCTGGCAGCTCCTAGTGCGCTTCGATCGCAACAACCTGAAGGTGAAGAAGGGCCCAAACGGTCACTACTTGGAGAGCAGTTGTCGGGATGAGCTGCGCAAGTCGCTACCTGCCAAGTCGTTCGAGGAACTGATGACCTGGGTGGCTAAGTGGCTAAAACGGCTGGACGACTTGAACGGCATGGTGAGCCCTGCAGTGAGATCCCAGCAGGACAGCGACAAGGAATCCAAGTTATTTGCTGAGGAAGAAGTGAAAGTGGAAGTATTGGCCAACCCATCAGTTGTGGACCTTTGCAGCGATGAGGAAGATGAGGAGTCAGTTGTTCGCTTTCCTGATAAGGAAACCCTGGACGCCGAATCAGTTATCTCCACGTCCTCGCTTATGGTCCTTGACGATGAGCTGGGCGAGGTCAACCTGAAGGACTATGCTGATCACGTCGATGGAAAACTGGATGAAGCCTCTTTAAGGAAGCGAAATCGCCGCGAGGAGGATAACACATCGTTTAACGCCAATAAGCAGACCTCGATAAAGGAGTTCTTGACTCCCAACAAAACACCGAAAGATAAAACTCCATCGCCTGTCTTCCGTCGCGCCTTGAAAACGTATGTCAGACGACCAAAGCTACCTGCAAGTGGCGAAGCAGGCGGCCAGGTACTGCGAGAACTGAACGTCAAAGATGGTACCACATCCAACACCTCCTTCAAGGAAGATAAGTCATCCGACCTCTTGGTTATTGATGATCTAAGTCAAGAAGTCGCTGCGAGCATAGAAGAATGCCATGAAAAAACAGAACCAAAAACCCCAACGGATAAGGAGCCCAACCCAAGTGATATCAAGATAGAAGTGCCAAATTCCAACGACTTGATCGAGAAAGAAACCTCAGCAAGCCAGGATATTAAATCGAAGTCCGATGTCCTGCGAAGTGTCGCGATTAAGTCGGAACCTGAAGTGCATTCGGAAATGAATGGAGAAGCGAAAGAAAATAATGAACCCAAcgcaaaaagtaaaagtgaGAGTGAAAAGCCTGATACCAGATTGAACGAGCCACCAAAGCAAGTAGAAGCAAAAGGCATACCGCTGGTGAAGGACTTAGTTTCCACCGACTCAGAGGCTCATATAGAAGATACCCCTAATTCGAATGTAACCCCAGAAGTTCCCCCCCAATTCCCTATAAATACGATTCGAATTCGTAGTGACCTGGTTTCCTCCCCAGTGGATACGATTCGGGTTCGCACAGATCTGTTGCAGCAGCCATCGGATCCGCCACCATCACGTGCACCTGTTGACCCGTCCGAAACTTCCAAAGCACAGGGAGCAGCTGAAAAGCGAAGACTGACACCGGAACCGGCAGGAAATCAGTGCAAATCGACTGACAGTAGCTTACACGGCCAGCCGAAGAGGTCAGCCGTGGATAGCTATAATCCCACATCAGTGGCCACCTCCACATATTCATCGAATGTTCCAGCATTTACCGCCAGCTACCAAGTAAATGGGCCTCCACCAACCGCTCCAGCCACAACGTCCACTTATCCGGCGCCTGTTCTCCTTCCTGCTTCTCCAGTTTCCACGCTCAGTCGCCAACCAGTAGTTCCCCCATCCCCACTAGCCATATCCACTCAATCCTCTGCTGTGGCCCCAACACCAGTATTCAACGCGGCATATCCACGGCCTCTCTCTGTGGTTGCTCCCACTGTAATCAACTCCAGCTATCCAGTGGATCCGGGACGAGCCAACTCGATTTGGTACCCTCCACCAAATCATCGTCCAGCTGCTCCGGTGGTTACTCGGCCCAGTACCACGCCCAATTACCAGCCACCTCCACCAGCAGCTCCGTGCACCAGCTCCAGTTACCagccacctccaccacctGCTCCGTGCACCAGCTCCAGTTACCAAAGAGCAAACCCTGTTCCTGCTGTACGGGCTAGTGCTTCAAGTTATAGACTAATATTGCCAAGACCAGGGAATACACCCAGATATCCCACACAAAACTCTATGGCCCCTGCGCCCGCGACATCCACCTGCTATCAACCACATATTCCtgcggctcctgctcctgctccggcCCCAGCTGCATCCAATAATGCGCATCCCACAGGATGCAATCGTTCCCCCGACTTGACCAACATCATGGGCATGCTGGCTCAGGTGGAGTTCTTCGCCTACGGCCAAAAGAATCAAGAGGCTTTCGATCTCGTCCATCAGCTACGCCTAAGTCTCCAGAAGAAAGCGACAAGTACCCGCATTGCAAACGACCACTTCTCGTGA
- the LOC122617163 gene encoding uncharacterized protein LOC122617163 has product MATALPDRFSAGKRQFWREFLALYQGMPELWDVHHVNYRNKELRNRAYELLERKLREIQPNATRTEVGRRINIFRTNYRREQMRILKQKELGLHSDLCKPTLWFYDYMGFLLTQETFQHRTRKGRGGRQKPEFCREKNDKFNSKNTDLNTDSVCDWPTRDDNAFNYQSEPAVPQSEEGSLLSPKVEIIEPEEGHCEVKQETCLENSLDPKEPTSSIQTEPENERGTAPMKLSESSEALARSWAIQYEEMSPTQRILARKAIADILFEGCMGNLRINRGEQQSTVGNHF; this is encoded by the exons ATGGCAACTGCTCTTCCAGATCGCTTTAGTGCGGGCAAACGGCAGTTCTGGCGCGAGTTTCTGGCCCTATATCAGGGCATGCCGGAGCTGTGGGACGTCCACCATGTCAATTACCGGAACAAGGAGCTGCGGAACCGGGCTTACGAGTTGCTGGAGAGGAAACTCCGGGAGATCCAGCCGAATGCCACGCGCACCGAAGTGGGGAGGCGCATCAACATATTCCGCACCAATTACAGGCGCGAGCAGATGCGAATCCTCAAGCAGAAGGAGCTGGGGCTGCACTCCGACCTCTGCAAACCGACTCTCTGGTTCTACGACTACATGGGTTTCCTCCTGACCCAGGAGACCTTCCAGCACAGGACCAGAAAAGGTCGTGGCGGCAGACAAAAGCCCGAGTTTTGCAGGGAAAAGAAC GACAAATTCAACTCGAAGAATACAGATCTCAATACGGACAGCGTTTGTGATTGGCCGACGAGGGATGACAACGCTTTCAACTACCAGTCCGAACCCGCGGTCCCACAATCCGAAGAGGGTTCCCTGCTCAgtccaaaagtggaaatcATAGAGCCGGAAGAAGGGCACTGTGAAGTCAAACAGGAAACGTGTTTGGAAAATTCATTGGACCCGAAGGAACCCACATCCTCCATCCAAACGGAGCCCGAGAATGAGCGAGGAACTGCACCCATGAAACTCAGCGAGTCCTCCGAAGCACTGGCCAGATCCTGGGCTATCCAGTACGAGGAAATGTCGCCCACGCAGCGGATTCTGGCCCGAAAGGCCATCGCGGACATCCTGTTCGAGGGCTGCATGGGCAACCTGCGAATAAACCGTGGCGAACAGCAGAGCACCGTGGGAAATCACTTCTGA
- the LOC122616483 gene encoding uncharacterized protein LOC122616483, which produces MRIREKRKLQREMREEKRGEREKKEHKESAKTQDNNNKAKATDTEVPTPAPAPAPAPPAAPTSTASPTSTPTPTGTHTPSLPAAEKVAFDNRIKRKNVLALNEKVAALREYDRLPVYKHVGRLFNCSPDQIKRIVQQRPEILNAWDQRTRRSQDAKTMETKTVRVSMLGKAVYDWIRRMMYYKDFSISDGLIQKMALQFKSSMGLAHFFPHQEWCDKFRRTYSIQHSDTRLLKIGYTQGYSVQIKDIVKDVMSETMPESGPRNGEEDDEEVSLGSPLSSHHRSCAEDEDDEVDVDGGGVSGEDDLEEEPDVKPSISELNLARALKPLPPLVRLPLQASTPPGTSQKVLLATPIVPTQAGGQPMTMTIIPLATLAQSITKMPASQPQDKGPVVPPPKLEIKQEKDIKVEPKDPEEFPADQPEAELQENEVRAPTEKELELPPTVQIKVEPEAELESEMDQDQDPADLDEDANNGRSSVTSLAEVLAANVEDEMEYIEQMRQRKMSSPGAVEKSLNPRQGTKRRHESAQDDNNNGGGSGQGSGSSVISCADARKYLKLLEEFALYKENYRLIGLITRADEVMREMDDNVP; this is translated from the exons ATGCGGATACGCGAGAAACGCAAGTTGCAGAGGGAGATGAGGGAGGAGAAGCGCGGGGAGCGGGAGAAGAAGGAGCACAAGGAGTCCGCCAAGACGcaggacaacaacaacaaggcgAAG GCCACTGACACGGAGGTTCCCACACCAGCTCCTGCGCCTGCGCctgctccaccagcagcacccaCCTCGACTGCATcgcccacatccacacccacacccactggCACGCACACCCCCAGCCTGCCGGCCGCCGAGAAGGTGGCCTTCGACAATCGCATCAAGCGCAAGAATGTCCTGGCCCTCAACGAGAAGGTGGCTGCTCTGCGGGAATACGATCGGCTGCCGGTTTACAAGCACGTGGGCCGGCTGTTCAACTGCAGTCCGGATCAGATCAAGCGGATCGTGCAGCAGCGCCCGGAGATTCTGAACGCGTGGGATCAGCGAACGAGGAGGAGCCAGGACGCCAAGACCATGGAGACGAAGACCGTGAGGGTCTCGATGCTGGGCAAGGCCGTGTACGATTGGATACGCCGCATGATGTACTACAAGGACTTCAGCATCTCCGACGGACTCATTCAGAAGATGGCGCTGCAGTTTAAGAGCTCCATGGGCCTGGCCCACTTCTTTCCGCACCAGGAGTGGTGCGACAAGTTCCGGCGCACCTACAGCATCCAACACAGCGACACCAGACTGCTGAAGATCGGCTACACGCAGGGCTACTCGGTGCAGATCAAGGACATCGTCAAGGATGTCATGTCCGAAACCATGCCAGAAAGTGGGCCGCGGAACggcgaggaggacgacgaagAGGTCAGCTTGGGAAGCCCGCTGAGCAGCCATCATCGCAGCTGTGCTGAagacgaggacgacgaggtGGATGTGGACGGCGGCGGTGTCAGTGGCGAGGATGATCTGGAGGAGGAGCCTGATGTCAAGCCCTCGATAAGTGAACTTAATCTGGCCAGGGCCCTGAAGCCCTTGCCGCCGCTGGTTAGACTGCCCTTGCAAGCCAGCACACCGCCGGGCACCTCCCAAAAAGTCCTCCTGGCCACACCCATTGTTCCGACGCAAGCGGGCGGACAGCCCATGACCATGACCATCATACCACTGGCCACCCTGGCTCAGAGCATCACCAAGATGCCTGCCTCACAGCCGCAGGACAAGGGACCTGTAGTGCCGCCGCCCAAGCTAGAGATCAAGCAGGAAAAGGACATCAAGGTGGAGCCCAAGGACCCGGAAGAGTTTCCGGCGGATCAGCCGGAGGCGGAACTGCAAGAGAACGAAGTCCGAGCACCAACGGAAAAGGAGCTTGAGCTTCCACCCACCGTGCAAATCAAAGTGGAGCCAGAGGCGGAGCTGGAATCGGAAatggaccaggaccaggacccaGCGGATCTCGATGAAGACGCGAACAATGGTCGCTCCAGTGTCACCTCGCTGGCCGAGGTTCTGGCTGCCAATGTGGAGGACGAGATGGAGTACATCGAGCAGATGCGGCAGCGCAAGATGAGTTCACCTGGGGCAGTCGAAAAGTCACTGAATCCTCGCCAGGGCACCAAGCGACGCCATGAGTCCGCCCAGGATGATAACAACAATGGCGGGGGCTCCGGCCAAGGAAGTGGGTCAAGTGTCATCAGCTGCGCCGATGCACGCAAGTACCTAAAGCTCCTCGAGGAGTTTGCCCTGTACAAGGAGAACTACCGGCTGATTGGCCTGATCACACGAGCCGACGAGGTGATGCGGGAAATGGATGACAATGTGCCGTAG
- the LOC122616962 gene encoding retinoid-inducible serine carboxypeptidase: MSGRAIIALFALLGIAGLGSVDARKGYGSGEQDWGFVDVRTGAHMFYWLYYTTANVTSYTERPLAIWLQGGPGASSTGYGNFEELGPLKLDGSYRDWTWVKDMNVMFIDNPVGSGFSYVDGSSYYTTTNKQIALDLVELMKGFYTKHPEFKTVPLHIFCESYGGKMAPEFALELEYAIQRGEIESNFVSVALGDPWTSPIDSVLSWAPFLLQLGIVDQDGHDKIEASALKTKDYVDREKWTQATLQWSSTQSVVLRESKGVDFYNVETPTLGDQYRLMSRAAMTPEEVMYRTLVKFDVDEDRDKLLEDLMLGPVTEALGIDTGVKWGAQSGSTFTKLMGDFMKPAVDIVGELLSNTTVKVGVFSGGLDLICATPGAVNWIEAMEWTHKSSYQASPRVGITVDRVLEGYEKTYGNFSMFWVNRAGHMVPADNPAAMSHILQHFTKFG, from the exons ATGAGTGGACGCGCTATTATCGCTCTTTTCGCCCTACTGGGAATTGCCGGCTTAGGTTCTGTTGACG CTCGCAAGGGCTATGGATCCGGTGAGCAGGATTGGGGATTTGTGGATGTCAGGACTGGCGCCCACATGTTCTACTGGCTGTACTACACCACAGCCAATGTCACCAGTTACACGGAGCGTCCTCTGGCCATTTGGCTCCAAGGAGGTCCAGGTGCCTCCTCCACGGGATACGGAAACTTTGAGGAGTTGGGTCCCCTGAAGCTCGACGGCAGCTACCGCGACTGGACTTGGGTCAAGGACATGAACGTGATGTTCATCGACAACCCCGTGGGCAGTGGCTTCAGCTACGTGGACGGATCTTCTTACTACACGACCACCAACAAGCAGATCGCCCTGGATCTCGTGGAGCTAATGAAGGGCTTCTACACAAAGCACCCGGAATTTAAGACCGTGCCCCTGCACATCTTCTGCGAGAGTTACGGCGGCAAAATGGCGCCAGAGTTCGCCTTGGAGCTGGAGTACGCCATCCAGCGAGGAGAGATCGAGAGCAACTTTGTTTCGGTGGCCTTGGGAGATCCCTGGACCTCCCCCATCGACTCTGTGCTCTCGTGGGCTCCCTTCCTGTTGCAGCTGGGAATCGTGGATCAGGATGGACACGATAAGATTGAAGCTTCGGCCCTGAAGACCAAGGACTATGTAGACCGCGAGAAGTGGACTCAGGCCACTCTGCAGTGGAGCTCCACCCAGTCGGTGGTGCTGCGCGAGTCAAAGGGAGTGGACTTCTATAATGTGGAGACCCCAACCCTGGGTGATCAGTACAGGTTGATGTCCCGAGCTGCTATGACTCCGGAGG AGGTCATGTACCGCACCCTCGTGAAATTCGATGTGGATGAGGACCGCGACAAGTTGCTGGAGGATCTAATGCTTGGACCCGTCACCGAGGCCCTCGGAATCGACACCGGAGTCAAGTGGGGCGCCCAGAGCGGATCCACCTTCACCAAGCTGATGGGCGATTTCATGAAACCAGCTGTGGATATTG TGGGTGAACTGCTGAGCAACACCACCGTAAAGGTGGGCGTGTTCTCCGGGGGACTTGACCTGATCTGCGCCACTCCGGGAGCCGTCAATTGGATCGAGGCCATGGAGTGGACCCACAAGTCCTCTTACCAGGCCTCTCCCCGCGTGGGAATCACCGTAGACCGAGTTCTGGAGGGTTACGAGAAGACCTATGGCAACTTCAGCATGTTCTGGGTGAACCGGGCTGGTCACATGGTTCCAGCCGATAATCCTGCGGCCATGTCGCACATCCTGCAACACTTTACCAAATTCGGTTAA
- the LOC122617197 gene encoding retinoid-inducible serine carboxypeptidase has product MSIWLVAFLALFAALAHGKPGYGPGEQDWGYVDVRPGAHMFYWLYYTTANVSSYTERPLAIWLQGGPGASSTGYGNFEELGPVDLYGDWRSWTWVKDMNVLFIDNPVGSGFSYVDNTAFYTATNKEIALDLVELMKGFYALHPEFEEVPLHIFCESYGGKMAPEFALELYYAKERGEVKSNLTSVALGDPWTSPIDSVLAWGPFLREMGIVDHAGYNAIQEAANLTAQLVEEERWIQSTYQWGNTQWEVMKASKGVDFYNVLKETKGGLYQRAKALTSEERLYRTMVKYDIDEDRTQLLEDLMRGPVAETLGIPSNVVWGSQSGTTFDIHRTDFMKPVIHIVNELLEKTPLKVGVFSGGLDLICATPGTVNWIAKLDWSRKDEYLAAPRNAITVDRILEGYQKTGGNFTMFWINRSGHMAPADNPAAMSHVLREFTSFG; this is encoded by the exons ATGTCGATCTGGCTGGTAGCATTCCTGGCGTTGTTCGCCGCCTTGGCGCACG GCAAACCCGGATACGGGCCCGGAGAGCAGGACTGGGGCTACGTAGACGTGCGTCCCGGTGCTCACATGTTCTACTGGCTGTACTACACCACCGCCAATGTGTCGAGCTATACCGAGAGACCTCTGGCCATTTGGCTGCAAGGAGGTCCAGGTGCCTCCTCGACGGGATATGGAAACTTCGAAGAACTCGGGCCCGTCGATTTGTACGGCGATTGGCGCAGCTGGACCTGGGTGAAGGACATGAATGTCCTGTTCATTGACAACCCCGTAGGCAGTGGTTTTAGCTACGTGGACAACACGGCCTTCTACACGGCCACCAACAAGGAAATCGCTCTGGACTTGGTTGAGCTGATGAAGGGATTTTATGCCCTGCACCCGGAGTTCGAGGAGGTGCCGTTGCATATCTTCTGCGAGAGTTACGGCGGAAAGATGGCTCCAGAGTTTGCCCTCGAACTGTACTACGCCAAGGAGCGCGGTGAGGTCAAGAGCAACCTGACCTCGGTGGCTTTGGGAGATCCATGGACCTCGCCCATCGACTCCGTGCTCGCATGGGGTCCTTTCCTTCGCGAAATGGGAATCGTGGACCACGCGGGATACAATGCCATTCAGGAGGCGGCGAACCTCACGGCTCagctggtggaggaggagcgaTGGATTCAGTCCACCTACCAGTGGGGCAACACCCAGTGGGAGGTGATGAAGGCCTCCAAGGGCGTGGACTTCTACAACGTGCTGAAGGAGACGAAGGGTGGGCTCTACCAGAGGGCAAAGGCCTTGACCTCGGAAG AACGTCTCTATCGCACCATGGTGAAATACGATATTGACGAGGACCGAACCCAGTTACTGGAGGATCTCATGCGGGGCCCGGTGGCGGAAACCCTGGGAATACCCTCGAATGTCGTCTGGGGATCGCAGAGTGGGACCACCTTTGACATCCACAGAACCGACTTCATGAAGCCAGTTATCCACATTG TGAACGAATTGCTGGAGAAGACTCCTCTGAAGGTCGGCGTATTCTCGGGTGGCCTGGACTTGATTTGCGCCACACCGGGCACCGTGAACTGGATCGCCAAGCTGGACTGGAGCCGAAAGGACGAGTACCTGGCTGCTCCACGCAACGCCATCACCGTGGACCGCATCTTGGAGGGCTATCAGAAGACGGGCGGCAACTTCACCATGTTCTGGATCAACCGAAGTGGTCACATGGCTCCGGCGGACAACCCAGCGGCTATGAGTCACGTACTTCGAGAGTTTACTTCATTTGGGTAA
- the LOC122616571 gene encoding ras-related protein Rab-14 → MATMRIPKQKVILCGDYGVGKSSLFRRFATNTFVTDTDRKSTLGLDHIDREYSVNEKQIKLQLWDTGGMERVASVTSSYYKFAEGAILVFALDNAASFHSLSQHLLDIVTYAENAKIFICGNKSDLEGREPEVSDEEVEAFCEQCHSLISATYKTSCRSGAGVEEMFRDISRQLVHANRSKMELQALEHKSFQVDTASSGAATNEEDASSCGC, encoded by the exons ATGGCCACGATGCGCATACCCAAGCAAAAGGTGATCCTGTGCGGCGACTACGGAGTGGGCAAGAGCTCCCTGTTCCGGCGCTTTGCCACCAACACCTTTGTCACGGATACGGACAGGAAATCCACGTTGGGATTGGACCACATCGATAGGGAGTACAGTGTGAATGAAAAGCAGATCAAG CTTCAACTCTGGGACACCGGTGGCATGGAGCGCGTGGCCTCGGTCACATCCTCATACTACAAGTTCGCCGAGGGCGCCATTCTGGTCTTCGCCTTGGACAATGCCGCTTCGTTCCACTCGCTGTCGCAGCACTTGCTGGACATTGTGACCTACGCAGAGAATGCGAAGATCTTTATCTGCGGCAATAAGAGCGATCTGGAGGGCAGGGAGCCGGAGGTCAGCGACGAGGAAGTGGAGGCCTTCTGCGAGCAGTGCCACTCACTGATTAGCGCCACGTACAAGACCTCCTGTCGCAGTGGCGCCGGAGTGGAGGAGATGTTCCGTGACATCTCAAGGCAACTGGTCCACGCCAATCGCTCCAAGATGGAACTGCAGGCCTTGGAGCACAAGAGCTTCCAGGTGGACACGGCGAGCAGCGGTGCGGCGACCAACGAGGAGGACGCCTCCTCCTGCGGCTGCTAG
- the LOC122616570 gene encoding vesicle transport through interaction with t-SNAREs homolog 1A, translated as MSLLEQYEQQYASLIAEITAHIGRLQQQNNNSERHDLCSKIDSSLPEAQELLEQMGLEVRELNPGQRSSFNGKLQVAQAELKRLQTEYRMTKDKQRSQANAFTTLDLGDSYEDVSISTDQRQRLLDNSERIERTGNRLTEGYRVAVETEQLGAQVLNDLHHQRETLQGARARLRETNAELGRASRTLNTMMLRALREKVVLYGVGVCFVVAVGVSLYLTFAPSSSSSVSS; from the exons ATGTCGCTTCTGGAGCAATACGAACAGCAGTACGCCTCGTTGATAGCAGAAATAACGGCCCATATTGGacgactgcagcagcaaaacaacaata GCGAGCGTCATGATTTGTGCAGCAAGATCGACTCCAGTTTGCCCGAGGCCCAGGAATTGTTGGAGCAGATGGGTCTGGAGGTAAGGGAGCTGAATCCTGGGCAGCGTAGCAGCTTCAATGGAAAACTGCAGGTGGCCCAGGCGGAACTGAAACGCCTGCAGACGGAGTACAGGATGACCAAGGACAAGCAGCGCTCCCAAGCCAACGCATTCACCACCTTGGATTTGGGTGACAGCTACGAGGATGTGTCCATAAGCACAGATCAACGCCAACGCCTTCTGGACAACTCGGAAAGGATTGAACGGACGGGCAACCGGTTAACCGAAGGATACAGAGTGGCTGTGGAAACGGAGCAACTGGGCGCCCAGGTCCTAAACGATCTACATCACCAAAGGGAAACTCTACAGGGCGCCAGGGCACGACTTCGAGAAACCAACGCCGAGCTGGGCAGAGCTTCCCGCACCCTGAACACCATGATGCTTAGAGCGCTGCGGGAGAAGGTGGTGCTGTATGGAGTGGGTGTCTGCTTTGTGGTAGCCGTGGGCGTCAGTCTCTACTTGACCTTCGCACCCAGTTCCAGCAGCTCCGTCTCCTCGTAG
- the LOC122617664 gene encoding DNA N6-methyl adenine demethylase, which translates to MPTIRRCCIIGCLSNSRQHPSMQFFAFPRPENPFHKLWKEACHASLRRIVPFKKPVVCALHFDPSVLGGRRLQSNALPTLRLEVPSNLEAVEQQAMVEEIERSRKCAYINAVVYEWLVRANINPQLRGSITHGMIKDKAENARQVIGSTSFIADNRWLNRFRETHLQGFAQKLASNQLKPLGSSLWIPDIVQDLAHLFPPASAERVAKLEEMPEQYMSYMQQYGEYEEDDDSMDVKEQSYQEQQQHFALQQQHMQQQQHQMAHPWPPFPGHPGHPTPHPGFASFNDFYFERHQQQMQQQLQQQQMQQFPPTMPPQREPFQPQLPPNVPPQRASPFQPVQLAKRPKMESPDDDEVQEINSSMTSPPHPLAESTLTSKHSRSSSPNEQNNNNSGGRDSASSKENAPKGGGASGKSTPALSSKGKDSPAPARAASTKPASAPASPKKSPNGSSSSGSQTNGHTSPDHEDKKSLSMLKELESYHQALEYLKPLEDFVLFKENFRAIGLLSQLELVLRKGDKATLVEG; encoded by the coding sequence ATGCCGACCATCCGGCGGTGCTGCATCATCGGATGTCTGTCCAATTCGCGCCAGCACCCGAGTATGCAGTTCTTTGCGTTTCCCCGCCCGGAGAACCCCTTCCACAAGCTGTGGAAAGAGGCATGCCACGCCTCCCTGAGACGGATAGTGCCCTTCAAGAAGCCGGTGGTGTGTGCCCTGCACTTTGACCCCAGTGTCCTGGGGGGCAGAAGGCTGCAGTCGAATGCGCTGCCCACCCTGCGCCTGGAGGTGCCTTCCAACCTGGAGGCCGTGGAGCAGCAGGCCATGGTGGAGGAGATCGAGAGGAGCCGAAAGTGCGCCTACATCAATGCAGTGGTATATGAATGGCTAGTGAGAGCCAACATCAATCCCCAGCTGCGAGGCAGCATAACCCACGGAATGATCAAGGACAAGGCGGAGAATGCCCGCCAAGTCATTGGGAGCACATCCTTTATAGCGGACAATCGCTGGTTGAACCGATTCCGGGAGACTCATCTCCAAGGATTCGCCCAAAAACTAGCCAGCAATCAGTTGAAGCCTCTAGGGTCCTCCCTCTGGATCCCGGACATCGTACAGGACCTGGCCCATCTCTTTCCGCCCGCAAGCGCCGAAAGAGTGGCCAAACTGGAGGAGATGCCGGAGCAGTACATGAGCTACATGCAGCAGTACGGGGAATACGAAGAGGATGACGACAGTATGGATGTGAAGGAGCAGAGCTAtcaggagcaacagcagcactttgccctccagcagcaacatatgcaacagcagcagcatcaaatGGCCCACCCATGGCCACCGTTTCCTGGACATCCCGGACATCCTACTCCGCATCCCGGGTTCGCCAGCTTCAACGACTTTTACTTCGagcggcatcagcagcaaatgcaacagcaactccagcagcagcagatgcaacAGTTTCCACCCACTATGCCACCTCAAAGGGAGCCCTTTCAGCCCCAATTGCCGCCAAATGTTCCTCCGCAGCGGGCCAGCCCCTTCCAGCCCGTTCAGTTGGCCAAGAGACCCAAAATGGAGTCACCCGATGACGACGAAGTGCAGGAGATCAACTCTTCGATGACTTCACCACCACATCCGCTGGCAGAATCCACTTTAACCAGCAAGCACAGTCGAAGTTCCAGTCCCAACgagcagaacaacaacaacagcggggGAAGGGACAGTGCCAGCAGCAAGGAGAACGCCCCCAAGGGAGGCGGAGCTAGTGGCAAATCCACGCCCGCCCTCTCCTCCAAGGGAAAAGACTCACCTGCACCAGCGCGAGCTGCGTCCACCAAACCCGCCTCCGCTCCCGCCTCGCCGAAGAAGAGTCCCAATGGATCCAGCTCCTCTGGTAGCCAAACCAATGGACACACATCCCCAGACCACGAGGACAAGAAGTCTTTGTCCATGCTGAAGGAGTTGGAGAGCTACCACCAGGCTTTGGAGTACCTCAAGCCGCTGGAGGACTTTGTGCTCTTCAAGGAGAACTTTCGAGCTATTGGCTTGCTCTCCCAGTTGGAACTGGTGCTCCGAAAAGGGGACAAGGCCACACTGGTCGAGGGCTAA